TCAGCAACGACGAACTCGATGACTTGGTCATCGCGCGCCCGGACGGCACGCCGACCTACAACTTCTGCGTCGTGGTCGACGACATCGACATGGCGATCACGCACGTGATCCGCGGCGACGACCATGTCAACAACACGCCGCGCCAGATCCACATCTTTCGCGCCCTCGGCCAGGAGCCGCCGGTCTACGCGCATCTGCCCACCGTGCTCAACGAGCAGGGCGAGAAGATGAGCAAGCGCCATGGCGCCAAGCCGGTCACGCAGTATCGCGAAGAGGGTTTTCTGGCCGATGCGGTCGTCAACTACCTGGCGCGGCTGGGCTGGAGCCATGGCGACGACGAGATCTTCTCGCGCGCGCAACTCATCGAGTGGTTCAACCTCGATCACCTCGGCAAGAGTGCCGGCCAGTACGACGAAGCCAAGCTGCGCTGGGTGAACTCTCAGCACATGAAGCTGTGCGACAACGGCGTGCTCGCGGGCCTTGTGGCCGAGCAGTTCGCGCGCCGCGAGCTGCTCGTCCCTGTGGACGAGCGGCTGGCGCGGATGTGTGCCTTGTTCAAGGACCGCTGCAGCACCACGGTCGAGTTGGCCGACTGGCTGTCGATGTATTTCGTGCCGATCCAGGCCAGCGAACAGGATCTGGCAGCCCACGTCACGGACGCCGTTCGGCCGGCTCTGCAGACCCTGCGCGACAAGCTCGCTGCGCTGGCCAGCTGGGACAAGGCATCGATCAGCCTGTGCATCAAGGAAACCATTGCAACGCACGCGCTGAAGATGCCGTTGCTCGCTGTTCCGGTGCGGGTTCTGGTCACCGGTCGCGCTCAGACACCGTCGGTCGATGCCGTGCTCGAACTGTTTCAACAAGAGATTGTGCTGAAACGCTTGCAAAGCGTTTGAAGATACTCCATAATTGCATTCTCGCTTGAACGACGAGACGCTCCAAAAAACGGGGGTATAGCTCAGCTGGGAGAGCGCTTGCATGGCATGCAAGAGGTCAGCGGTTCGATCCCGCTTACCTCCACCATAAAAGCGTTTCGTCGTTGATGTGTTGAAGTTTCAGACTCCTTCGTCTAGAGGCCTAGGACACGACCCTTTCACGGTCGTTACAGGGGTTCGAATCCCCTAGGAGTCGCCAAGTTTTGACGTGACTTGGCCTGCGCGGCAAAAGCTGCATAGGTTCGATACGTCACTGCCGTGGAGTGGTAGTTCAGTTGGTTAGAATACCGGCCTGTCACGCCGGGGGTCGCGGGTTCGAGTCCCGTCCACTCCGCCAAGTTTTGCCTGCGGGCCATGCTTAATAATCATGGCCCGTTAGTTTTTAGAAGTTGAAGACTCCTTCGTCTAGAGGCCTAGGACACGACCCTTTCACGGTCGTTACAGGGGTTCGAATCCCCTAGGAGTCGCCAAGGAGTGGTAGTTCAGTTGGTTAGAATACCGGCCTGTCACGCCGGGGGTCGCGGGTTCGAGTCCCGTCCACTCCGCCAACATCATGAAAAGCCGCTGCAAGTTGCTGACTTGCAGCGGCTTTCTTGTATTCAGTCTTCGCCCAATGCGCGTGCGGCACCGGCCAGTGCGGGCGACACGCTGGCGTCGATCACGAAGACCGGAATCCGGGTCAGATAGCCCTTGAAGCGTCCCTTGGATTCGAATCGCTCGCGGAACGCCGAGCGGTCGAAGAAATCGCCCAGACGCGGCACGATGCCGCCGCCCAGATAGACGCCGCCGGTCGAGCCCAGCGTCAGCGCCAGGTTGCCGGCGACGTTGCCGAGAAACGCGCAGAAATGCTGCAGGGCCTCGACGCAAGCCGCGTCGCTGCCATCGAGTGCCTGGCGCGTCACGTCAGCGGGGCTGAGTCGGGCTGACGTCGCCTGGCGGACCTCGCTCACCGCCTCATAGAGGTTGACCAGACCACTGCCCGACAGCGCCCGTTCGGCCGAGACATGTCCGTGGCGCTGGCGCATGACGGCAAGCACCGCCGCCTCACGATCGTCGGCCGCCGCCAGGGTGACATGCCCGCCTTCGCCGGACAGCGCCATCCATCCTTGCCCGCTGTGCAGGAGCCCGGACACGCCGAGGCCGGTGCCCGCGCCCAGCAAGGCGATCGGCCCCTGCGCCAGTGCCGCCTCGCCGCCGAGCTGTCGCAGTTCATGCGGCTTGAGGGAAGGCAGTGCAAGCGCCAGCGCCGTGAAATCGTTGATCACCACCAGGCGCTCGAGTCCCAGCTCGGCCTGCAGGGCCGAGATCGAGAAGCTCCAGTGGTGATTGGTCATGCGCACGTCGTCACCGGTGATCGGGTTCGCGATGCCGAATGCCATCGAGCCGGGTGCGCCCCGGCCGAGGCGCGCCAGATAGGCACGAACGGCATCGGCGAGCTGGGCGTGGTCGGCAGTCGGCAGGGTGTCGACATCCGTGATTGAAGGTTCTTCTCCCGGCGGCGGCGCGCTGGCGATCCAGCCGAAGCGGGCGTTGGTGCCACCGATGTCGGCCACCAGACGGGGATAGGGCGCGTAGGGTTCTGGATGCTTCATGTCATGGGCCGGCGAGGGAGAAAAGGGCTGCGCGCGATGGACGCAAACAAGTGCGCCGCGCATCGTAGCGCGGCGCTGTGCCCGTGTGGCGTGCCTCGGGTTACATGCAGAGAACCACCTGCGAGGCGACTGCCGCCGAGTGCCTCGACGGCAGCCGATTCGACTCAGGCGGCTAGCCGGATCTCGGTGCTGGCGTCGAACAGGTGCACGTCGCCGGCCGACCAGTGCAGGTGCACGTTGTCGCCCACGCGGCGGTCGAGCTTGCCGGGCACACGCGCCACCACCACGCCCGCGCCGGTCTCGACGCTCGCGTAGGTTTCAGGCCCGGTCGGCTCGACCATGCTGATGCGGCCCGGCAGGCCGGCGTCGGCAAAGCTGACCGCCTCGGGGCGCAGACCGTAGATCCAGTCGGTGCCCGTCTGCGCGGCCAGGCTGGCGCGTTCCGGCGCACCGAGTTGCAGGTCGATGCCCTTGGCGTGCAGCCCGCCGGCGGCACGGCTGGCCTGCAGCATGTTCATCGACGGCGAGCCGATGAACTCGGCCACGAATTTGGTGGCCGGGCGGGCATAGATGTCGTCCGGGCTGCCGAACTGCAGCACCACGCCGTCCTTCATCACCGCGATGCGGTCGCCCAGCGTCATGGCCTCGACCTGATCATGCGTGACGTAGACGGTGGTGGTCTTGGTGCGCTGGTGCAGCAGCTTGATCTCGGCGCGCATCTCGACGCGCAGCTTGGCGTCGAGGTTGGACAGCGGCTCGTCGAACAGGAACAGCAGCGGGTCACGCGCCAGTGCCCGGCCCATCGCCACGCGCTGGCGCTGGCCGCCCGACAGCGCGCCCGGTTTGCGTTCGAGCAGGTGCTCGATCTGCAGCATCTTGGCCACGCGCGCCACGGCGGCCTGGCGCTGGGCCGGCGGCACCTTGCGCATCTCCAGGCCGAAGGCGATGTTCTGCGCCACGTTCATGTTCGGGTAGAGCGCGTAGCTCTGGAACACCATCGCGATGTCGCGGTCCTTGGGCAGGGCGTGGGTGACGTCGCGATCGCCGATGTGGATGGTGCCCGAGGTCGGCTCGTCGAGCCCGGCGATCATGTTGAGCAGCGTCGACTTGCCGCAGCCCGACGGCCCGACCAGGATCAGGAACTCGCCCTTTTCGATCTCGATGTCGATGCCCTTGAGGATGTTGACGTCGCCGAAGCTCTTGCGGACGTTGCGGATGGAGAGTGCGCCCATGATCGATCAGCCTTTCACCGCGCCGGCCGTCAGGCCGCGCACAAAGTATTTGCCAGCCAGCACGTAGACGGCGAGCGTCGGCAGTGCGGCAATCAATGCAGCGGCCATGTCGACGTTGTATTCCTTGACGGAACTCGACGTGTTGGCCAGATTGTTCAGACCCACCGTGATGGGCTTGGAGTCGGCGCCGGAGAACACCACGCCGAACAGGAAGTCGTTCCAGATGTTGGTGAACTGCCAGATCACCGTCACCACCAGGATCGGCGTCGACAGCGGCAGCACGATGCGCCAGAAGATCCGGAAGAAGCCCGCGCCGTCGAGCATCGCCGCCTTGATCAGTTCGTCAGGCAGGCCGATGTAGTAGTTGCGGAAGAACAGCGTGGTCGACGCCAGCCCCATCAGCACGTGCACGCAGACCAGGCCCCAGACCGAGTCCGACAGCCCCACCCAGCCCAGCACCTGCGACATCGGCAGCAGCACCACCTGCAGCGGCATGAAGACGCCGAACAGCATCAGCGAGAACAGCAGTTCGCTGCCCTTGAAGCGCCACTTGGTCAGCACGTAGCCGTTGAGCGCGCCCAGCGTGGTCGAGATCGCCACGGCCGGCACGATCATGATCAGCGAGTTGAAGAAATACGGCTTGAGCCCGCTGCAGTCCATGCCGGTGCAGGCGCTGCCCCAGGCCTTGAACCACGAGGTGAAGTCGAGTGCCTGCGGCAGTGCCAGCAGGCTGCCGTTGCGGATCTCGTTCATGTCCTTCAGTGAGGTGACCAGCATCACGTAGAAGGGCAGCAGGAAAAACGCCGCGAACACGGCCAGCAGGCCGAACAGGACGAAACGATGGAAGGTTTTCATGATGTGCCGCCCTTACTTGCGTGACGAGCGCAGCTCGCTGTAGAGATAGGGCACGACGATCGCCGCCACCGTCGCCAGCATGATCGTGGCCGACGCGGCGCCCAGGCCGATCTGGCCGCGGTTGAAGGCCATCGTGTACATGTAGGTGGCCGGCACGTCGGTGGCAAAACCGGGGCCGCCGGCGGTCAGCGCCATC
This portion of the Leptothrix cholodnii SP-6 genome encodes:
- a CDS encoding ABC transporter ATP-binding protein, whose amino-acid sequence is MGALSIRNVRKSFGDVNILKGIDIEIEKGEFLILVGPSGCGKSTLLNMIAGLDEPTSGTIHIGDRDVTHALPKDRDIAMVFQSYALYPNMNVAQNIAFGLEMRKVPPAQRQAAVARVAKMLQIEHLLERKPGALSGGQRQRVAMGRALARDPLLFLFDEPLSNLDAKLRVEMRAEIKLLHQRTKTTTVYVTHDQVEAMTLGDRIAVMKDGVVLQFGSPDDIYARPATKFVAEFIGSPSMNMLQASRAAGGLHAKGIDLQLGAPERASLAAQTGTDWIYGLRPEAVSFADAGLPGRISMVEPTGPETYASVETGAGVVVARVPGKLDRRVGDNVHLHWSAGDVHLFDASTEIRLAA
- the gltX gene encoding glutamate--tRNA ligase; this encodes MTQVSTPVRTRFAPSPTGFIHLGNIRSALYPWAFARATGGTFVLRIEDTDVERSSQAAVDVIVEGMKWLGLDHDEGPFFQMQRMARYKEVLAQLVARGQVYPCYMSMTELDALRERQMANKEKPRYDGTWRPEPGKVLPAVPEGVQPVLRFRTPQGGSVIWDDKVKGRIEISNDELDDLVIARPDGTPTYNFCVVVDDIDMAITHVIRGDDHVNNTPRQIHIFRALGQEPPVYAHLPTVLNEQGEKMSKRHGAKPVTQYREEGFLADAVVNYLARLGWSHGDDEIFSRAQLIEWFNLDHLGKSAGQYDEAKLRWVNSQHMKLCDNGVLAGLVAEQFARRELLVPVDERLARMCALFKDRCSTTVELADWLSMYFVPIQASEQDLAAHVTDAVRPALQTLRDKLAALASWDKASISLCIKETIATHALKMPLLAVPVRVLVTGRAQTPSVDAVLELFQQEIVLKRLQSV
- a CDS encoding glucokinase: MKHPEPYAPYPRLVADIGGTNARFGWIASAPPPGEEPSITDVDTLPTADHAQLADAVRAYLARLGRGAPGSMAFGIANPITGDDVRMTNHHWSFSISALQAELGLERLVVINDFTALALALPSLKPHELRQLGGEAALAQGPIALLGAGTGLGVSGLLHSGQGWMALSGEGGHVTLAAADDREAAVLAVMRQRHGHVSAERALSGSGLVNLYEAVSEVRQATSARLSPADVTRQALDGSDAACVEALQHFCAFLGNVAGNLALTLGSTGGVYLGGGIVPRLGDFFDRSAFRERFESKGRFKGYLTRIPVFVIDASVSPALAGAARALGED
- a CDS encoding carbohydrate ABC transporter permease codes for the protein MKTFHRFVLFGLLAVFAAFFLLPFYVMLVTSLKDMNEIRNGSLLALPQALDFTSWFKAWGSACTGMDCSGLKPYFFNSLIMIVPAVAISTTLGALNGYVLTKWRFKGSELLFSLMLFGVFMPLQVVLLPMSQVLGWVGLSDSVWGLVCVHVLMGLASTTLFFRNYYIGLPDELIKAAMLDGAGFFRIFWRIVLPLSTPILVVTVIWQFTNIWNDFLFGVVFSGADSKPITVGLNNLANTSSSVKEYNVDMAAALIAALPTLAVYVLAGKYFVRGLTAGAVKG